The proteins below come from a single Arthrobacter sp. zg-Y1171 genomic window:
- a CDS encoding thioesterase family protein, with product MSVHRFPVQLRFGDQDPNGHINNVRFVQFLEEARVQLGLLPLPAGAGGPGSFRDLAGDRTATYVVRQEIEYVSPLLHRKEPVWVDVWVTRIGSSSLAYGFRVADEEPETVYAYAEAAMVQVEAATGRPTPLTDEQREVLQAWMGEPVPFRAAVPAGQGN from the coding sequence ATGTCTGTGCATCGTTTCCCCGTCCAGCTTCGGTTCGGCGACCAAGATCCCAACGGCCACATCAACAACGTTCGGTTCGTCCAGTTCCTCGAGGAAGCGCGGGTCCAGCTGGGCCTGCTGCCGCTTCCGGCCGGTGCGGGCGGACCGGGTAGCTTCCGGGACCTGGCCGGGGACCGGACGGCAACCTACGTGGTCCGGCAGGAAATCGAGTACGTGTCGCCGTTGCTTCACCGGAAGGAACCTGTCTGGGTGGACGTCTGGGTGACCCGGATCGGCTCCAGCAGCCTTGCCTACGGTTTCCGCGTCGCGGATGAAGAGCCGGAGACGGTGTACGCCTACGCCGAAGCAGCCATGGTGCAGGTGGAGGCTGCCACCGGCAGGCCCACCCCGCTCACGGACGAGCAGCGGGAAGTGCTCCAGGCGTGGATGGGTGAGCCCGTGCCGTTCCGTGCAGCCGTTCCTGCCGGACAGGGGAACTAG